In Salarias fasciatus chromosome 2, fSalaFa1.1, whole genome shotgun sequence, one genomic interval encodes:
- the sash3 gene encoding SAM and SH3 domain-containing protein 3 codes for MLRRKPSNASEKEKEQVQKKKLTLQRSSSFKDFMKPKPTSPVVADKEFSLEENPAEGLTADEAVKSGSKLGKKWRNVISRTMTRKTSKMVQKALAEEGGESGEELSPVSSDFLPDLNAGQRTSVCSSGSEDTMPSPVSRQLSGSSDRQSLDSGYSQRDSMRLEDNGTSYTGPFCGRALVHTDFTPSPYDVDSLKLQKGDIIHIIEKPPVGTWSGKLNNKVGSFKFIYVNLLPEDSPPVRRRRCDSKTRRGNSKPKTLEEVLDSMGLSELGSLLSMHGFQSLEDFSGLRASHLNELNITDPEQRAKILNATELLRDSEEESEPEEDVKEPRDSGCFESSENLENIREEPKTEEEEAEKDGRLEAVQEQLQELNIDEGS; via the exons ATGCTGAGGCGAAAGCCCTCAAACGCttcggagaaggagaaggagcaggtgCAGAAGAAAAAG CTCACCCTGCAGAGGTCCAGCAGCTTCAAGGACTTCATGAAGCCCAAGCCCACCTCGCCCGTCGTGGCCGACAAGGAGTTCAGCTTGGAGGAGAAC CCGGCGGAGGGCCTGACGGCAGACGAGGCAGTGAAAAGCGGCAGCAAGCTGGGAAAGAAGTGGCGTAACGTCATCTCCCGCACAATGACCCGCAAAACATCCAAGATGGTGCAGAAAGCTCTGGCTGAAGAAGGG GGGGAGAGCGGGGAGGAGCTGTCTCCCGTCTCCTCGGACTTTCTCCCAGACCTGAATGCAGGTCAGAGGACGTCCGTGTGCTCGTCGGGCTCCGAGGACACGATGCCGAGCCCCGTCTCCCGCCAGCTCTCGGGCA GCAGCGACAGACAGAGTCTGGACAGCGGCTACAGTCAGAGGGACAGCATGAGGCTGGAGGACAACGGCACCTCATACACCGGGCCGTTCTGCGGCCGCGCTCTGGTCCACACCGACTTCACGCCCAGTCCCTACGACGTGGACTCCCTCAAACTGCAG AAAGGAGACATCATCCACATCATCGAGAAGCCGCCGGTGGGCACCTGGAGCGGGAAGCTCAACAACAAGGTGGGCTCCTTCAAGTTCATCTACGTCAACCTGCTGCCCGAAGACAGCCCTCCTGTCAGGAGGAGGCGGTGCGACAGTAAGACCCGCAGGGGGAACTCCAAACCCAAGACCCTGGAGGAGGTGCTGGACAGCATGGGCCTGTCG GAGCTGGGCTCGCTGCTGTCCATGCACGGCTTCCAGAGCCTGGAGGACTTCTCGGGTCTGAGAGCGTCTCACCTGAACGAGCTGAACATCACCGACCCGGAGCAGCGCGCCAAGATCCTGAACGCCACCGAGCTGCTCAGAGACT CTGAAGAGGAGTCTGAGCCCGAGGAGGACGTCAAGGAGCCGAGGGACTCCGGCTGCTTCGAGAGCtcagagaacctggagaacatcCGCGAGGAGCcgaagacggaggaggaggaggcggagaaggACGGGCGGCTGGAGGCggtgcaggagcagctgcaggagctgaacaTAGACGAAGGGTCCTGA